The proteins below come from a single Solea solea chromosome 6, fSolSol10.1, whole genome shotgun sequence genomic window:
- the skib gene encoding v-ski avian sarcoma viral oncogene homolog b — translation MLRTPDADKSDPSFILSFGLSLPSGYNMEGTSFQPHPGLQQTLKQFHLSSMRSLGGPAAFSARWHQDSLFAKDGKSAEMVLSLPPQTPPVMSGPLFIPSDRSTERCETVLEREPISCFAVGGEKRLCLPQILNSVLRDFSLQQINSVCDDLHIYCSRCTADQLEILKVVGILPFSAPSCGLITQTDAERLCNALIYGGTYPPHCNKEFGSLEFERSEKSFKVYHECFGRCKGLFVPELYTGPSAACVQCMDCRLMFPPHKFVVHSHKRLENRTVHWGFDSANWRAYVLLDPDYSAEEKSLVEQLLKELKGKYDVTRKLSSKSCRSPSPVPAKRSKFDKLQSSSSEKERKPDWLQSLSKSAHKDLKQVQLKQRPSAFRPWSPKAAEKENPATKNEVERSYAKNQETLTESNQALVPLVHPRETHAPGRGPTAISRPPQELHNAEIEPSAKPAPSTTSNQNDNMDTDGEIDVDDCDDCPVPPSSLASPPSVCTSVSQALTPQTFAQAQEGPVWLSGPICPEIDTLTQMLYAGLDTKEAREKLLQEIVRMRVKQEEKLAAAVQAKRSLQQELEFVRVAKKGRLREAIEAKRNLRKEIERLRVDWERKMRDAEESCERLKRELERERQLRVCDKGCEAERLRVKYSNQIEELHSQLQQAESDREQLRQELQQEREARQSLESVVKDLQIQLALQADSSSPGDCKDANTDKHRQTTQLANGS, via the exons ATGCTGAGGACGCCTGACGCCGATAAGTCAGATCCATCtttcattttgagttttggACTCTCACTTCCCAGCGGCTACAACATGGAGGGTACGAGCTTTCAGCCCCATCCCGGACTTCAACAAACTCTGAAGCAATTTCACCTCAGCTCCATGCGCTCTCTGGGTGGACCGGCGGCGTTCTCCGCTCGGTGGCACCAGGACTCGCTCTTCGCTAAAGATGGAAAGTCCGCGGAGATGGTGCTCTCGCTGCCGCCGCAGACACCTCCGGTGATGTCTGGGCCACTTTTCATCCCGTCCGACCGCTCCACGGAGAGGTGCGAGACGGTGTTGGAGCGAGAGCCCATCTCCTGTTTCGCGGTCGGCGGCGAGAAGCGACTCTGCCTGCCGCAGATCCTCAACAGCGTCCTGAGAGATTTCTCCCTCCAGCAGATCAACTCCGTGTGCGACGACCTGCACATCTACTGCTCCAGGTGCACGGCGGACCAGCTGGAGATCCTCAAAGTGGTCGGGATCCTGCCCTTCTCGGCTCCGTCCTGCGGGCTGATCACGCAGACGGATGCTGAGCGCCTCTGCAACGCGCTCATCTACGGCGGTACGTATCCCCCTCACTGCAACAAGGAGTTCGGCTCCTTGGAGTTTGAGCGAAGCGAGAAAAGCTTCAAAGTCTACCACGAATGTTTCGGCCGCTGTAAAGGCTTGTTCGTCCCGGAACTGTACACCGGCCCGAGTGCAGCCTGCGTCCAGTGCATGGACTGCAGGCTCATGTTCCCACCTCACAAGTTTGTGGTGCACAGTCACAAGAGACTCGAGAACCGGACAGTCCACTGGGGTTTCGATTCCGCCAACTGGCGGGCCTATGTGCTCTTAGACCCGGACTACAGCGCGGAGGAGAAGAGTCTTGTGGAGCAGCTGCTGAAAGAGTTAAAAGGAAAATATGATGTGACGCGCAAGCTGTCCAGTAAATCCTGCAGA tcTCCGAGCCCCGTCCCAGCCAAGaggtccaaatttgacaaattgCAGTCTTCATCAtctgagaaagagaggaaaccgGACTGGTTACAATCTTTGTCAAAGTCTGCACACAAG GATCTGAAACAAGTCCAGCTGAAACAGAGGCCCTCGGCTTTCCGTCCCTGGTCTCCCAaagctgcagagaaagagaacCCAGCTACCAAAAACGAGGTGGAGAG GTCCTACGCCAAGAACCAGGAGACTTTGACAGAATCTAATCAGGCACTAGTTCCCCTAGTCCATCCCAGGGAGACTCACGCACCTGGCCGGGGACCGACAGCCATTTCCAGGCCACCACAGGAGCTGCATAATGCAGAGATTGAGCCTTCAGCAAAGCCGGCCCCTTCCACGACCAGCAACCAAAACGACAACATGGACACGGACGGAGAGATCGATGTGGACGACTGCGATGATT GTCCAGTGCCACCCTCCTCCCTGGCGTCTCCTCCGTCGGTCTGCACCAGTGTTTCTCAGGCGCTGACCCCTCAGACTTTTGCTCAAGCTCAGGAGGGACCCGTCTGGCTCTCGGGGCCCATTTGCCCAGAGATTGACACTCTGACACAGATGCTGTACGCAGGCCTGGACACCAAAGAAGCCCGGGAGAAACTGCTGCAGGAGATTGTCAGGATGAGAGTCAAGCAGGAGGAAAAGCTGGCAGCGGCTGTACAAGCAAAACGCAGCCTTCAGCAG GAACTGGAGTTTGTCAGGGTGGCCAAGAAAGGGCGCCTTCGCGAGGCCATTGAAGCGAAGCGCAACCTGCGGAAGGAGATCGAACGCCTTCGTGTGGATTGGGAGAGGAAGATGAGGGATGCGGAGGAGTCTTGTGAGCGGCTGAAGAGAGAgttggagagggagagacagctCCGTGTTTGTGACAAAGGCTGTGAGGCCGAGCGCCTTCGGGTCAAGTATTCTAATCAG ATTGAGGAGCTGCATTCGCAGCTTCAGCAAGCGGAATCGGATCGGGAGCAGCTGAGGCAGGAGCtccagcaggagagagaggccCGGCAGAGTCTGGAGAGCGTTGTTAAAGACTTGCAAATCCAGCTGGCGCTTCAGGCGGACAGTAGCTCTCCCGGAGACTGCAAGGACgcaaacacagataaacacagacagaccacaCAGCTCGCCAACGGATCCTAA
- the tmem51b gene encoding transmembrane protein 51b — MCSSRGICGRNNDGENRSSRTQGTSSGAHYALCALGVGLIALGVVMIVWTVIPMDGEASSGSTTLSGNSTDPENGDEEESDHTKSSSVAMVLVGVGAAMLLLSICLGVRNKRRARNRSDEPAAINTPFMEHVAGQQEEPVDRPSYNVPSYDEVVSSGNYPVRQSNLRQSTSQLPSYEDIIEAVENEGREPTNNPTEDTPLNEATAASPQPAAEAQADPPGLTPNPSLPTRSASRASRLLRPLRVRRIKSDKLHLKDFRLQIRSPTQNPVTIEPITPPPGYENKMPELQ, encoded by the exons ATGTGCTCGAGTCGAGGAATATGTGGCAGGAACAACGACGGAGAGAACAGGTCCTCCAGGACACAGGGCACCAGTTCAGGCGCCCACTACGCCCTGTGCGCCCTGGGAGTTGGACTGATTGCCCTGGGTGTTGTCATGATTGTGTGGACGGTGATACCAATGGACGGAGAGGCCTCGAGTGGGTCCACCACTCTGTCAGGCAACTCCACAGACCCTGAGAATGGAGACGAGGAAGAATCGGATCACACAAAGTCTTCGTCGGTGGCTATGGTGCTGGTTGGAGTTGGCGCAGCCATGCTTCTCTTGTCCATCTGCCTCGGAGTGAGGAACAAGAGGAGAGCACGCAACAGAAGTGACGAGCCTGCGGCAATAAACACCCCCTTCATGGAGCATGTGGCTGGGCAGCAGgaaga ACCTGTGGATCGACCCTCATACAACGTGCCGAGCTACGACGAGGTCGTAAGTAGCGGCAACTACCCCGTCCGTCAGAGCAACCTCCGCCAGAGCACCTCCCAGCTGCCGTCTTACGAGGACATCATAGAAGCTGTGGAAAATGAGGGACGAGAGCCCACAAACAATCCCACTGAGGACACCCCCCTGAACGAGGCCACGGCAGCTTCCCCGCAGCCTGCTGCCGAGGCCCAGGCCGACCCCCCTGgcctcacaccaaaccccagctTGCCCACTCGCAGCGCCAGCCGGGCAAGCCGCTTACTGCGCCCCCTGCGGGTGAGGAGGATCAAGTCGGACAAATTGCACCTGAAAGACTTCCGTCTCCAAATCCGCAGCCCCACACAGAATCCAGTCACCATTGAACCCATCACCCCGCCTCCAGGCTATGAAAACAAGATGCCAGAATTACAATAG